One Brassica napus cultivar Da-Ae chromosome C2, Da-Ae, whole genome shotgun sequence DNA window includes the following coding sequences:
- the LOC106422719 gene encoding pectinesterase PPME1: MGYIHVSMLLAMVMVFVTPMVLADDNTPIPEAKPQAEQWFKTNVAPLPSRKGLDPALVAAEASPRTINVNPKGGEFKTLTDALKSIPEKNTKRVIIKMAPGEYKEKVTIDKKKPFITLMGDPKAMPVLTYDGTAAQYGTVNSASLIILSDYFIAVNIIVKNSAPKPDGKRKGAQALAMRISGNNAAFYNCKFHGFQDTLCDDAGNHFFKDCYIEGTFDFIFGSGTSMYLDTQLHAVGDGIKVISAHAGKSAEEKSGYSFVHCKVTGDGGGIYLGRSWKSHPKVVYAYTEMSSLVNPTGWKANKVAAHDKTVFYGEYKCTGPGSHTAKRVPFTQDIDENEANRFLSLGYIKGSSWLLPPPGFKV, encoded by the exons atgggaTACATACATGTGTCCATGTTATTAGCCATGGTTATGGTGTTTGTTACTCCGATGGTGTTGGCAGATGATAACACACCAATTCCAGAGGCCAAACCTCAAGCGGAGCAGTGGTTCAAAACCAACGTAGCTCCTTTGCCTTCACGTAAAGGTTTAGATCCTGCTCTCGTAGCTGCTGAGGCTTCACCACGTACCATCAAC GTGAATCCAAAGGGAGGTGAATTCAAAACACTAACCGACGCACTAAAGAGCATTCCTGAAAAGAACACAAAGCGTGTGATCATCAAAATGGCTCCTGGAGAATACAAAGAGAAGGTCACTATCGACAAAAAGAAACCCTTCATTACATTAATGGGAGATCCCAAGGCCATGCCGGTTCTTACATACGACGGTACTGCCGCCCAGTATGGAACCGTAAATAGTGCCTCTCTCATTATCTTATCCGACTATTTCATTGCCGTCAACATCATCGTTAAG AACTCTGCACCGAAACCAGATGGTAAAAGGAAGGGAGCACAGGCCTTAGCTATGAGAATCTCCGGGAACAATGCGGCTTTCTACAACTGCAAATTCCACGGTTTCCAAGATACGCTTTGTGACGATGCTGGAAACCATTTCTTTAAGGATTGTTACATTGAAGGGACATTTGATTTCATCTTCGGAAGTGGAACCTCTATGTATTTG GACACACAATTGCACGCGGTGGGAGATGGTATTAAAGTGATTTCAGCGCATGCCGGAAAGAGCGCAGAAGAGAAGAGCGGATACTCTTTCGTGCACTGCAAGGTAACTGGGGATGGTGGTGGAATCTATTTAGGTAGATCATGGAAGAGTCACCCTAAGGTTGTCTACGCCTACACCGAGATGAGCAGTCTCGTCAACCCAACCGGATGGAAAGCAAACAAGGTGGCCGCACATGACAA GACCGTGTTCTACGGAGAGTACAAGTGCACAGGACCAGGATCACACACAGCCAAGAGAGTTCCATTCACACAAGACATTGACGAAAATGAAGCTAACCGTTTCCTTTCCCTCGGCTACATCAAAGGATCCTCGTGGCTTCTCCCACCTCCCGGCTTTAAGGTTTAA